The following coding sequences are from one Salvia hispanica cultivar TCC Black 2014 chromosome 3, UniMelb_Shisp_WGS_1.0, whole genome shotgun sequence window:
- the LOC125210978 gene encoding protein ABA DEFICIENT 4, chloroplastic-like: MASSSGFFTPQVCASFKVERRRVGWCNNLVSQRFGPSLRIRSKKIKMFGKPWGSDVNQKWSFLRGTMILTRPNHGTNTSFRNVSPVVYASLVPCSQIASNAFTLGTAAVLPFYTLMVVAPQAEFTKKIVGSSLPYMALGALYAYLLYLSWTPDTMRFMFASKYLLPELPGMVKMFSSEMTLASAWIHLLTVDLFAARQVYGDGLQNNIETRHSVLMCLLFCPVGILAHAITKALTSGTNETKTDEDDTISTDLIK; this comes from the exons ATGGCCTCGTCTTCTGGTTTTTTCACCCCTCAAGTCTGTGCCTCTTTCAAG GTAGAGCGGCGGAGAGTGGGGTGGTGCAATAATTTGGTAAGCCAAAGATTTGGTCCATCACTTAGAATTAGAAGCAAGAAGATTAAAATGTTTGGGAAGCCATGGGGAAGTGATGTAAACCAAAAGTGGAGCTTTCTGAGAGGAACTATGATACTCACTCGACCAAATCATGGCACTAATACTAGCTTCAGAAACGTCTCACCGGTGGTGTATGCTTCAT TGGTGCCATGTTCTCAGATTGCAAGTAATGCTTTTACACTGGGAACAGCAGCTGTTCTTCCATTTTACACCTTGATGGTTGTAGCACCTCAAGCTGAGTTT ACAAAGAAAATAGTGGGAAGCAGCTTACCTTACATGGCTCTTGGGGCATTATATGCTTATCTTCTCTACTTATCTTGGACACCTGATACAATGCGTTTCATGTTCGCAAGTAAATACTTGTTACCTGAG TTGCCAGGCATGGTTAAGATGTTCTCCAGTGAGATGACACTGGCTTCTGCTTGGATACATTTGCTGACTGTAGACCTTTTTGCTGCAAg GCAAGTTTACGGCGATGGACTGCAGAACAATATAGAGACGCGGCATTCTGTGTTGATGTGTCTCCTATTTTGTCCGGTTGGAATACTCGCGCACGCCATCACTAAAGCCCTAACCTCAGGAACGAATGAAACGAAGACCGATGAAGATGACACCATTTCTACTGATTTAATCAAATGA
- the LOC125210626 gene encoding 40S ribosomal protein S7-like encodes MYTASQKIHKDRDAEPTEFEESVAQALFDLENTNGDIKSDLKDLYINSASQVDVSGGKKAIVIHVPYRLRKAFRKIHSRLVRELEKKFSGKEVVVIATRRIVRPPKKGSAVQRPRSRTLTSVHEAVLEDVVYPAEIVGKRIRYRLDGSKIMKVFLDPKARNDTENKLETFSGVYRKLSGKDVVFEYPTTEA; translated from the exons ATGTATACTGCTTCGCAGAAGATTCACAAGGACAGGGATGCTGAGCCCACTGAGTTTGAGGAGAGTGTGGCTCAG GCTCTGTTTGATTTGGAGAACACCAATGGAGACATTAAGAGTGACTTGAAAGACCTTTACATCAACTCTGCCTC GCAAGTTGATGTTTCTGGTGGCAAGAAGGCTATTGTGATCCATGTTCCCTACCGGCTGAGGAAAGCTTTCCGCAAAATTCATTCCAGGCTGGTTAGAGAACTTGAGAAGAAATTCAGTGGAAAG GAAGTTGTTGTCATTGCTACTAGAAGGATTGTGCGTCCACCAAAGAAGGGTTCAGCTGTTCAAAGGCCTCGATCCCGTACTCTCACATCTGTTCACGAAGCTGTGCTTGAGGATGTTGTTTATCCAGCTGAGATTGTTGGCAAGCGCATCAGATACAGACTTGATGGATCAAAGATCATGAAG GTGTTCTTGGATCCCAAGGCAAGGAATGACACAGAGAACAAACTCGAGACTTTCTCAGGAGTCTACAGGAAGCTATCCGGGAAAGATGTTGTCTTTGAATATCCAACTACCGAAGCCTGA
- the LOC125212314 gene encoding uncharacterized protein LOC125212314 isoform X2, with amino-acid sequence MIYFGLSVASMTWNIVHILWRTFLLTPFKLITVFLHEVSHAIACKLTCGQVEGIQVHANEGGVTLTRGGIYWLILPAGYLGSSFWGMVLVLASTKLLTARIAAGGLILALVIVFFIAKNWTLRGLCIGFIVFIAIIWVLQELTKVRILRYVILFIGVMNSLFSVYDIYDDLISRRVNSSDAEKFAELCPCPCNGAAWGVIWGMISFIFLSASIYLGLVILS; translated from the exons ATGATATATTTTGGTCTTTCGGTTGCATCAATGACGTGGAATATAGTCCATATA CTCTGGAGAACATTTCTACTGACACCTTTTAAGCTCATCACTGTATTTCTTCATGAAGTGAGCCATGCAATTGCTTGTAAGCTTACATGTGGTCAG GTAGAAGGCATCCAGGTTCATGCAAATGAAGGTGGCGTCACTCTAACACGTGGTGGCATTTATTGGCTGATCTTGCCGGCTGGAT ATCTTGGTTCATCATTTTGGGGTATGGTTCTTGTACTTGCATCAACAAAGCTTCTCACTGCAAGGATTGCTGCTGGTGGTCTTATCCTTGCCCTTGTTATTGTCTTCTTCATTGCCAAAAAC TGGACATTGCGAGGGCTTTGCATCG GATTTATTGTGTTTATCGCTATCATTTGGGTGCTGCAAGAATTAACTAAAGTTCGTATTCTTCGCTATGTTATTCTCTTCATTG GTGTTATGAATAGTTTGTTTTCTGTCTATG ATATATACGATGATCTGATATCTAGAAGAGTCAATTCGAGTGATGCTGAGAAGTTTGCTGAACTTTGCCCCTGCCCTTGTAATGGAGCTGCGTGGGGAGTTATATG GGGAATGATatccttcatatttctttCGGCATCAATATATCTTGGACTTGTCATCTTGTCGTGA
- the LOC125210977 gene encoding UDP-N-acetylenolpyruvoylglucosamine reductase-like — MLSALLNIDCSLNGSRAQGEKLLSDLSTWRIGGPCKFFVQVSDHHQLASSLRHCNEQSMRYIVIGKGSNCLFDDLGFDGCVIRNSIVFLERNEPCLFRAGSGYPFNRLGLQTANEGFSGLEFAAGIPGTVGGAAYMNAGANGQETADAVESVEIMTREGEYVILNRSELGFGYRWSSFRDMKELAAITAVTFKLKVSKTAKKNQQEYMERRRRSQPLEEASAGSVFRNPEGADLSAAQLIERAGLKGCRVGGAVISEKHANFFINRSGATSGDMLRLIDLAKEAVWRQFGIELQQEVLYIPP; from the exons ATGTTATCTGCGCTGCTTAATATTGATTGCAGCCTAAATGGAAGCAGAGCGCAGGGAGAAAAGCTATTGAGCGATCTGAGCACGTGGAGAATTGGGGGACCCTGCAAATTCTTTGTTCAAGTCTCCGATCACCACCAGCTTGCTTCATCTCTTAGGCACTGCAATGAGCAGTCGATGAGATACATTGTGATCGGTAAAGGCTCCAACTGCCTGTTTGATGACCTCGGATTCGATGGATGCGTTATCCGAAATAGCATTGTGTTTTTAGAGAGGAATGAGCCTTGTCTCTTCAGAGCTGGAAGCGGCTACCCCTTCAATCGCCTCGGCCTCCAGACCGCAAATGAGGGCTTTTCAGGGCTTGAATTTGCCGCAGGCATCCCGGGAACGGTTGGCGGCGCCGCTTACATGAATGCCGGAGCAAATGGACAG GAAACGGCTGATGCTGTGGAAAGCGTTGAGATTATGACGAGGGAAGGCGAGTACGTGATTTTAAACCGAAGCGAACTCGGTTTTGGATACCGATGGTCTTCGTTTCGAGACATGAAGGAATTGGCTGCTATAACTGCTGTCACTTTCAAACTGAAGGTGTCTAAAACAGCTAAGAAAAACCAGCAAGAATACATGGAAAG GAGGAGACGCAGCCAGCCATTAGAGGAGGCAAGTGCTGGCTCGGTGTTTCGCAATCCAGAGGGGGCGGATTTGTCAGCAGCGCAGCTGATTGAGAGGGCTGGGTTGAAAGGATGCAGAGTCGGAGGGGCTGTGATCTCCGAGAAGCACGCCAATTTCTTCATCAACCGCAGTGGTGCAACTAGTGGCGACATGCTTCGACTCATTGACTTGGCTAAGGAGGCTGTGTGGAGGCAGTTTGGCATTGAGCTTCAACAAGAAGTCCTGTATATTCCTCCATGA
- the LOC125210913 gene encoding caffeoylshikimate esterase-like gives MGSPVKFEGVSEDLQKILDAEMDQVGPRRRAREAFKDIQLSIDHILFKMPQEGLKTKESYEVNSRGLEIYSKSWLPDSGSPKAVICFCHGYGDTCTFFLEGIARKFASSGYGVFAMDYPGFGLSEGLHGYIENFDILVEDVIEHYSKVKEDPNLHKLPFFLFGQSMGGAVALKVHLKQPDAWNGAILVAPMCKIADDVVPPWLVTQILSGMAKLLPKLKLVPQKDLAELAFKDERKRKQTAYNIVSYKHKPRLGTALELLRTTNEIEQNLEKVSLPLLILHGKEDKVTDPSVSQALYEKANSRDKKLNLYTDAYHALLEGEPDETILQVLGDIVSWLDQHCNC, from the exons ATGGGGAGTCCAGTGAAGTTTGAGGGTGTAAGCGAGGATTTGCAGAAGATTCTGGATGCTGAAATGGACCAAGTGGGCCCCAGGAGGCGAGCTCGTGAGGCCTTCAAGGACATTCAACTCTCAATCGATCACATCTTGTTCAAG ATGCCTCAGGAAGGATTGAAGACAAAAGAG TCATACGAAGTTAATTCCAGAGGGTTAGAAATCTACTCGAAAAGTTGGCTTCCAGATAGTGGTTCCCCCAAAGCTGTTATTTGTTTCTGCCATGGTTACGGGGATACCTGCACATTTTTCTTGGAAG GAATTGCCAGAAAGTTTGCATCTTCTGGTTATGGGGTTTTTGCCATGGATTACCCTGGATTTGGTCTATCAGAAGGTCTGCATGGCTACATCGAGAACTTTGATATACTAGTTGAAGACGTCATTGAGCATTACTCAAAGGTGAAAG AAGACCCAAATCTCCACAAATTACCGTTTTTTCTGTTCGGACAATCTATGGGGGGAGCAGTAGCACTCAAGGTGCACCTGAAGCAACCCGATGCTTGGAATGGTGCCATTCTTGTTGCGCCAATGTGCAAG ATTGCAGATGATGTGGTTCCGCCTTGGTTAGTGACACAAATTCTTAGTGGAATGGCGAAATTACTTCCGAAACTGAAGCTCGTTCCACAAAAGGATTTGGCTGAGTTGGCATTCAAGGATGAAAGGAAGAGAAAACAG ACAGCTTATAACATCGTTTCTTACAAGCATAAACCACGCCTAGGAACAGCCTTGGAGTTGCTGAGGACTACGAATGAGATAGAGCAGAATCTGGAAAAG GTATCGTTGCCATTACTGATCTTGCACGGGAAGGAGGACAAAGTAACCGATCCATCAGTGAGTCAGGCTCTGTACGAGAAGGCTAATAGTCGAGACAAGAAACTCAATCTATACACTGATGCCTATCACGCTCTTCTGGAGGGGGAGCCGGATGAGACAATACTTCAAGTATTGGGTGACATCGTTTCTTGGCTTGATCAACATTGCAACTGCTAA
- the LOC125212219 gene encoding 40S ribosomal protein S7, which translates to MYTASQKIHKDRDAEPTEFEESVAQALFDLENTNGDIKSDLKDLYINSALQVDVSGGKKAIVIHVPYRLRKAFRKIHSRLVRELEKKFSGKEVVVIATRRIVRPPKKGSAVQRPRSRTLTSVHEAVLEDVVYPAEIVGKRIRYRLDGSKIMKVFLDPKARNDTENKLETFSGVYRKLSGKDVVFEYPTNEA; encoded by the exons ATGTATACTGCTTCGCAGAAGATTCACAAGGACAGGGATGCTGAGCCCACTGAGTTTGAGGAGAGTGTGGCTCAG GCTTTGTTTGATTTGGAGAACACCAATGGAGACATTAAGAGTGACTTGAAGGACCTTTACATCAACTCTGCCTT GCAAGTTGATGTTTCTGGGGGCAAGAAGGCTATTGTGATCCATGTTCCCTACCGGCTGAGGAAAGCTTTCCGCAAAATTCATTCCAGGCTGGTTAGAGAACTTGAGAAGAAATTCAGTGGAAAG GAAGTTGTTGTCATTGCTACTAGAAGGATTGTGCGTCCACCAAAGAAGGGTTCTGCTGTTCAAAGGCCTCGATCCCGCACCCTCACATCTGTTCATGAAGCTGTGCTTGAGGACGTAGTTTATCCAGCTGAGATTGTTGGCAAGCGCATCAGATACAGACTTGATGGATCAAAGATCATGAAG GTGTTCTTGGATCCCAAGGCAAGGAATGACACAGAGAACAAACTCGAGACTTTCTCAGGAGTCTACAGGAAGCTATCCGGGAAAGATGTTGTCTTTGAATATCCAACGAATGAAGCCTGA
- the LOC125212218 gene encoding mannose-6-phosphate isomerase 2-like, whose product MGAEFPGIVRLRCSVKRYEWGKVGEESGVARLYASNSGEEIDGDEPFAEFWMGTHDSGPSTVVPNCQIRSAGVEMEGGFKRDRSNLVSLKDWIQQNPVVLGDKVFQKWGPNLPFLFKVLSVSKALSIQAHPDKSLAAILHKQQPQVYKDDNHKPEMALALTEFEALCGFVGLEEIKNVLQNVPEITEVVGTASANQVLRISKEDGEKKRKDVLRSLFTKLMSASKAVISDAVFKLINRLNIKRKVRGLTEKEELVLRLEKQYPGDVGVIASFLFNYVKLKIGEALYLGANEPHAYLYGECVECMATSDNVVRAGLTPKKLDVQTLCSILTYKQGFPEILRGVPSNPYTLKYLPPFDEFEVDQCILPQGASTVFPAIPGPSVFVVVKGKGTMRQAFSEELIGEGDVLFTPANAQISVRTTSGLSLYRAGISSRFLSSKCV is encoded by the exons ATGGGTGCCGAATTTCCGGGAATTGTTAGGCTCAGATGCTCCGTCAAGAGGTACGAATGGGGCAAGGTCGGGGAGGAATCGGGTGTCGCGCGGCTATACGCTAGTAATAGTGGGGAGGAAATCGACGGTGATGAGCCCTTCGCCGAATTCTGGATGGGGACCCACGACTCGGGCCCCTCAACCGTTGTGCCCAACTGCCAAATTCGGAGTGCTGGTGTGGAGATGGAGGGCGGCTTCAAGCGGGATCGCTCCAATTTAGTGAGTTTGAAGGATTGGATTCAGCAGAACCCTGTCGTGCTTGGGGATAAGGTCTTCCAAAAATGGGGTCCCAATCTCCCCTTTCTCTTCAAG GTACTTTCAGTTTCAAAGGCTCTGTCTATACAAGCTCATCCAGATAAGAGTTTAGCTGCAATCCTACATAAGCAACAGCCACAGGTGTACAAGGATGACAATCACAAGCCTGAGATGGCCTTGGCGCTCACTGAGTTCGAGGCTCTCTGTGGTTTCGTTGGTCTCGAG gaaattaaaaatgttctCCAAAATGTACCTGAGATCACTGAAGTGGTTGGCACTGCATCGGCAAATCAAGTATTACGCATAAGCAAAGAGGACGGGGAAAAGAAACGAAAAGATGTCCTGCGATCTCTATTTACTAAACTTATGTCGGCTAGCAAGGCCGTCATATCTGATGCAGTCTTCAAGTTGATAAACCGACTGAACATAAAGAGGAAG GTGAGGGGGCTGACTGAGAAGGAGGAACTAGTTTTGCGGCTTGAAAAGCAATATCCAGGGGATGTTGGTGTCATTGCATCTTTCTTGTTTAATTATGTGAAACTTAAAATTGGTGAAGCCCTATATTTGGGTGCAAATGAACCTCATGCATACCTATATGGTGAATGTGTTGAGTGCATGGCAACATCAGACAATGTTGTACGAGCTGGTCTTACCCCAAAGAAACTCGATGTTCAAACTCTATGTTCCATACTCACGTACAAACAG GGTTTTCCAGAAATTCTTCGTGGAGTTCCTTCAAATCCTTATACATTAAAGTATCTCCCACCTTTCGATGAATTTGAGGTAGATCAGTGTATTCTTCCTCAAGGAGCATCGACTGTCTTTCCTGCCATTCCTGGTCCTTCTGTTTTCGTGGTTGTGAAAGGAAAAGGAACCATGCGGCAGGCATTTTCGGAAGAGTTGATTGGTGAAGGAGATGTCCTGTTTACGCCTGCAAACGCACAGATCAGTGTGAGAACTACTTCAGGTTTGAGTTTGTATAGAGCAGGTATTAGCAGCAGGTTTTTAAGTAGCAAATGTGTGTGA
- the LOC125212314 gene encoding uncharacterized protein LOC125212314 isoform X1 — protein sequence MVDPNWELRNCCQHEQVVFLVTIGVFTLVILALWRTFLLTPFKLITVFLHEVSHAIACKLTCGQVEGIQVHANEGGVTLTRGGIYWLILPAGYLGSSFWGMVLVLASTKLLTARIAAGGLILALVIVFFIAKNWTLRGLCIGFIVFIAIIWVLQELTKVRILRYVILFIGVMNSLFSVYDIYDDLISRRVNSSDAEKFAELCPCPCNGAAWGVIWGMISFIFLSASIYLGLVILS from the exons ATGGTGGATCCTAACTGGGAGCTGAGGAATTGCTGTCAGCACGAGCAAGTTGTGTTTCTTGTTACAATTGGCGTCTTCACTCTTGTTATTCTTGCT CTCTGGAGAACATTTCTACTGACACCTTTTAAGCTCATCACTGTATTTCTTCATGAAGTGAGCCATGCAATTGCTTGTAAGCTTACATGTGGTCAG GTAGAAGGCATCCAGGTTCATGCAAATGAAGGTGGCGTCACTCTAACACGTGGTGGCATTTATTGGCTGATCTTGCCGGCTGGAT ATCTTGGTTCATCATTTTGGGGTATGGTTCTTGTACTTGCATCAACAAAGCTTCTCACTGCAAGGATTGCTGCTGGTGGTCTTATCCTTGCCCTTGTTATTGTCTTCTTCATTGCCAAAAAC TGGACATTGCGAGGGCTTTGCATCG GATTTATTGTGTTTATCGCTATCATTTGGGTGCTGCAAGAATTAACTAAAGTTCGTATTCTTCGCTATGTTATTCTCTTCATTG GTGTTATGAATAGTTTGTTTTCTGTCTATG ATATATACGATGATCTGATATCTAGAAGAGTCAATTCGAGTGATGCTGAGAAGTTTGCTGAACTTTGCCCCTGCCCTTGTAATGGAGCTGCGTGGGGAGTTATATG GGGAATGATatccttcatatttctttCGGCATCAATATATCTTGGACTTGTCATCTTGTCGTGA
- the LOC125209644 gene encoding uncharacterized protein LOC125209644: MAYTQRWPIFLKTINRPIGERRVLFAAKQESARKDVERAFGVLQSRWAIVKGPARFWYKEVIADVMYACIIMHNMIVEQERGHVTDWVDDEAGSSSSTATSSVTRGLPTWLRCATNKTITAAHDRHD; this comes from the coding sequence ATGGCATATACCCAGAGGTGGCCTATTTTTTTGAAGACGATCAACCGCCCAATTGGTGAGAGGAGAGTCTTGTTTGCGGCAAAGCAGGAGTCCGCgcggaaggatgtggagcgggcttttggggtgctccaatcgcggtgGGCAATCGTGAAAGGTCCGGCGCGTTTCTGGTACAAGGAAGTCATCGCCGacgtcatgtatgcgtgcatcatcatgcataacatgatagtcgaacaagAACGTGGACATGTCACCGATTGGGTGGATGATGAAGCCGGATCTAGCTCCAGCACGGCGACCTCGTCTGTCACTCGAGGATTACCGACGTGGCTTCGATGCGCAACCAACAAGACCATCACGGCGGCTCATGaccgacatgattga